The Geothermobacter ehrlichii genome has a segment encoding these proteins:
- the cysK gene encoding cysteine synthase A → MAHIFQDNSLSIGHTPLVRLNRIVPEGAEVYAKIEGRNPAYSVKCRIGASMIWDAEKKGLLGPGKEIVEPTSGNTGIALAFVAAARNIPITLTMPETMSLERRKVLKAFGANLVLTPGAKGMAGAVSAAEELAASDPNRYVLLHQFKNPANPAIHRQTTGPEIWEATGGDVDVLISGVGTGGTISGISQFFEQDRGRSLHSVAVEPTDSPVISQKLAGRELQPGPHKIQGIGAGFIPDTLDLSVVDQVEQVGNDEAIDFARRLAKEEGILSGISSGAAVAVAARLAALPQFAGKKFVVILPDSGERYLTSVLYEGIV, encoded by the coding sequence ATGGCGCACATCTTTCAGGACAACTCCCTCTCCATCGGCCACACTCCCCTGGTACGACTGAACCGGATTGTGCCGGAAGGAGCCGAAGTCTACGCCAAGATCGAAGGCCGCAATCCGGCCTATTCGGTCAAGTGCCGCATCGGCGCCTCGATGATCTGGGACGCCGAAAAGAAGGGACTGCTCGGCCCCGGCAAGGAGATCGTCGAACCAACCAGCGGCAACACCGGCATCGCCCTCGCCTTCGTCGCCGCCGCCCGCAATATCCCCATCACCCTGACCATGCCTGAAACCATGAGTCTGGAACGACGCAAGGTGCTCAAGGCCTTCGGCGCCAACCTGGTGCTGACCCCGGGCGCCAAGGGGATGGCCGGCGCCGTCAGCGCCGCCGAGGAACTGGCGGCTTCCGATCCGAACCGTTATGTGCTGCTGCATCAGTTCAAGAACCCGGCCAACCCGGCCATTCACCGGCAGACCACCGGGCCGGAAATCTGGGAGGCGACCGGCGGCGACGTCGATGTCCTCATCTCCGGCGTCGGCACCGGCGGCACCATCAGCGGCATCAGCCAGTTTTTCGAGCAGGACAGGGGCAGGTCCCTGCACTCGGTCGCCGTCGAACCGACCGACTCGCCGGTCATCAGCCAGAAGCTGGCCGGCCGCGAACTGCAGCCCGGACCGCACAAGATCCAGGGGATCGGCGCCGGCTTCATTCCCGACACCCTCGATCTCTCCGTTGTCGACCAGGTGGAACAGGTCGGCAATGACGAAGCGATCGACTTCGCGCGCCGGCTGGCGAAAGAAGAAGGCATCCTCTCCGGCATCTCCAGCGGCGCCGCCGTCGCCGTCGCCGCCCGCCTGGCGGCACTGCCGCAATTCGCCGGCAAGAAGTTCGTCGTCATCCTCCCCGATTCCGGCGAGCGCTACCTGACCAGTGTGCTGTACGAGGGGATTGTATAA
- a CDS encoding trans-sulfuration enzyme family protein gives MSERWSHASRLVQTGTGRDDKTGAISFPIHPSATYRHPGVGQSTGFDYTRSGNPTRQILEEALADLEGGARGLAFASGMAALTTLFLHFSSGDHLILSEDLYGGTYRVLDQIFARFGLQASFVDTTDCDKVAAAITGQTRALLVETPGNPLLGIADLEALGRLCRRHDLLFIVDNTFLTPLLQRPFDWGADIVVHSATKYLGGHSDLCAGALIARDPDLGEELYFLQNSTGSILPPQDCWLLMRSLKTLPVRMERHCVSADRLARWLNEQPQIRQVYYPGLPDHPGHELMKRQATAFGGMLSFRVDTPQRARRVLERLRLISFAESLGGVESLITMPAVQTHGDIPEEERLRLGIDETLLRLSVGLEAVEDLIADLERALAD, from the coding sequence ATGTCCGAAAGATGGAGCCACGCCAGCCGCCTGGTGCAGACCGGAACCGGCCGGGACGACAAGACCGGGGCGATCAGTTTTCCCATCCATCCGAGCGCGACCTACCGCCATCCGGGCGTCGGCCAGAGCACCGGGTTCGACTACACCCGCTCCGGCAATCCGACCCGGCAGATCCTCGAGGAGGCGCTGGCCGACCTCGAAGGCGGCGCCCGCGGCCTGGCCTTCGCCTCCGGCATGGCGGCCCTGACCACACTCTTTCTGCACTTTTCCAGCGGAGACCATCTGATCCTATCCGAGGATCTCTACGGCGGCACTTACCGGGTTCTCGACCAGATCTTCGCCCGTTTCGGCCTGCAGGCGAGCTTTGTCGACACCACCGACTGCGACAAAGTAGCAGCCGCCATCACCGGGCAGACCCGCGCCCTGCTGGTCGAAACTCCCGGCAATCCCCTGCTCGGCATCGCCGATCTCGAAGCCCTCGGCCGCCTCTGCCGCCGGCACGACCTGCTCTTCATTGTTGACAACACCTTTCTCACCCCACTGCTGCAGCGTCCCTTCGACTGGGGGGCCGACATTGTAGTGCATTCGGCCACCAAGTACCTGGGCGGACACTCGGACCTCTGCGCCGGGGCACTGATCGCCCGTGATCCCGACCTCGGTGAAGAACTCTACTTTCTGCAGAATTCGACCGGCAGCATCCTGCCGCCACAGGACTGCTGGCTGCTGATGCGCTCGCTGAAAACCCTGCCCGTACGCATGGAGCGCCACTGCGTCTCCGCCGACCGGCTCGCCCGCTGGCTGAACGAGCAGCCGCAGATCCGGCAGGTCTACTATCCAGGACTGCCGGACCATCCCGGGCACGAGCTGATGAAACGCCAGGCCACCGCTTTCGGCGGCATGCTCTCCTTCCGGGTCGATACGCCGCAACGGGCGCGCCGGGTACTCGAGAGACTGCGCCTGATCTCTTTTGCCGAAAGTCTCGGGGGTGTCGAGTCGCTGATAACCATGCCGGCGGTGCAGACCCACGGTGACATCCCGGAAGAGGAACGGCTGCGGCTCGGCATCGACGAAACGTTGCTGCGACTCTCGGTCGGCCTCGAAGCGGTCGAAGATCTGATCGCCGACCTGGAGCGGGCCCTGGCCGACTGA
- a CDS encoding DmsE family decaheme c-type cytochrome, producing MIRVLLVALAIVTVALTACIDLKSLRRSDPIQPIRDYERLMVGDLNADYIGNDNCLAKCHVHDQIARDFAHSIHSEQIAADTGLPLVNCESCHGPGSLAVKNAEKTGKCDTGHLLPIEKFPAQAQSMICLKCHSAASTPSLTFWNASPHASSDVSCFDCHRLHRGPAQKASREEVAELCYGCHQDIRSRFSQTSHHPVPEQKVACIDCHDPHGSLQEHLLKGSTVRETCSRCHMDKQGPFVYEHADVTETCTNCHRPHGSPNDPLLNQAQPFLCLQCHPGHLGQDFHSNGGALSSTSMKQLFYNRCTDCHSAIHGTDIPSPHGRGTFITR from the coding sequence GTGATCCGCGTTCTTCTCGTCGCTCTTGCCATCGTCACAGTCGCTCTGACCGCCTGCATCGACCTGAAATCCCTGCGCCGTTCCGATCCGATTCAGCCGATCCGCGATTATGAGCGACTGATGGTCGGCGACCTGAATGCCGACTATATCGGCAACGACAACTGCCTGGCCAAATGCCACGTCCACGACCAGATCGCCAGGGATTTCGCCCATTCCATCCACAGCGAACAGATCGCCGCCGACACCGGTTTGCCGCTGGTCAACTGCGAATCCTGCCACGGCCCCGGCAGCCTGGCGGTAAAAAATGCCGAAAAGACCGGCAAGTGCGATACCGGCCATTTGCTGCCGATCGAGAAATTTCCGGCCCAGGCCCAGTCCATGATCTGCCTGAAATGCCATTCGGCTGCTTCCACCCCGAGCCTGACGTTCTGGAACGCCAGCCCCCACGCCAGCAGTGACGTCAGCTGTTTCGACTGCCACCGGTTGCACCGGGGTCCGGCGCAAAAGGCCAGCCGCGAAGAAGTCGCCGAACTCTGTTACGGCTGCCATCAGGATATCCGCAGCCGTTTCTCCCAGACTTCCCACCACCCGGTTCCGGAACAGAAGGTGGCCTGCATCGATTGCCACGACCCGCACGGCAGCCTGCAGGAACATCTGCTCAAGGGAAGCACGGTACGCGAAACCTGCAGCCGCTGCCACATGGACAAACAGGGGCCATTCGTCTACGAGCATGCCGATGTCACAGAAACCTGCACCAACTGCCACCGGCCGCACGGCTCGCCCAACGATCCGCTGCTGAACCAGGCCCAACCTTTTCTCTGTCTGCAATGTCATCCCGGACATCTCGGCCAGGATTTCCATTCGAACGGGGGCGCCCTCTCGTCAACATCGATGAAACAGCTCTTTTACAATCGCTGTACAGACTGTCATTCGGCGATCCATGGCACCGACATCCCCTCGCCCCATGGCCGCGGCACCTTCATCACCCGTTAA